The following are encoded in a window of Massilia sp. R2A-15 genomic DNA:
- a CDS encoding branched-chain amino acid ABC transporter permease, whose amino-acid sequence MSFFFEVLIGGLLSGVMYALVAIGFVLIYKASGVFNFAQGAMVFFAALTCVGMVDKFHVPMWIAIPATIVVMIALGLAIEKVVLRPLVNQPEITLFMATIGLAFFIEGLAQLVWGSQVHKLDLPIEDVPIPWLMDNFNILVSKFDMTAAGICAVLVIALALMFSKTKVGRALRAVADDHQAALAVGIPLQRIWAIVWSVAGLVALVAGLLWGARNGVQFALTFLALKALPVLILGGFTSVPGAIVGGLIIGASEKLAEVYIGPMVGGGIEGWFPYVLALLFLLVRPEGLFGEKIIRRI is encoded by the coding sequence ATGAGCTTTTTCTTCGAAGTGCTGATCGGCGGCCTGCTTTCCGGCGTGATGTACGCGCTGGTGGCGATCGGCTTCGTCCTGATCTACAAGGCCTCCGGCGTGTTCAACTTTGCGCAAGGCGCGATGGTGTTCTTCGCCGCGCTCACCTGCGTGGGCATGGTCGACAAGTTCCACGTGCCGATGTGGATCGCGATTCCCGCCACGATCGTGGTGATGATCGCGCTGGGGCTGGCGATCGAGAAGGTGGTGCTGCGCCCCCTCGTCAACCAGCCCGAGATCACGCTGTTCATGGCCACCATCGGCCTGGCCTTCTTCATCGAGGGCCTGGCGCAGCTGGTGTGGGGCTCGCAGGTTCACAAGCTGGACCTGCCGATCGAGGACGTGCCGATCCCCTGGCTGATGGACAACTTCAACATCCTGGTGTCGAAGTTCGACATGACCGCCGCCGGCATCTGCGCCGTGCTGGTGATCGCCCTCGCGTTGATGTTCTCGAAGACCAAGGTGGGCCGGGCCCTGCGCGCGGTGGCCGACGACCACCAGGCGGCGCTGGCGGTCGGCATCCCGCTGCAGCGGATCTGGGCCATCGTCTGGTCGGTCGCCGGCCTGGTGGCGCTGGTCGCGGGCCTCCTGTGGGGCGCCCGCAACGGCGTGCAGTTCGCCCTCACCTTCCTCGCGCTCAAGGCGCTACCGGTGCTGATCCTCGGCGGCTTCACGTCAGTCCCCGGCGCTATCGTGGGCGGCCTGATCATCGGCGCCTCCGAAAAGCTGGCCGAGGTGTATATCGGCCCGATGGTGGGCGGCGGCATCGAAGGCTGGTTCCCCTATGTGCTCGCCCTGCTGTTCCTGCTGGTCCGGCCGGAAGGCCTGTTCGGCGAAAAAATCATCCGGAGGATCTAG
- a CDS encoding ABC transporter substrate-binding protein, with protein MKGFKSIMLCAALFGAFTQAAQAADQFVALPSYRVGAYAAGGSGFYGGAIDYFNLVNANGGVNGVKILWEECETEYNPSRGVECYERLKTQHGGATLVEPLSTGIAYGILDRVANDKIPMTMLGYGRSDAANGKVFPYVFPLITSYWDQAAGMIKYLGEKEGGMAKLKGKKIAYLYHDSPFGKEPLPVLEAQAKQYGFELLKIAVAPPGNEQQSQWLQIRQAKPDHVILWGWGVMNSVAIKTAQRNGFPREKMLGVWWAGSEEDTIPSGEAAKGYSSMTFNTPGNYPLIDDIRKKVYAAGKGNLSDQARIGSVYHMRGMTLGVLWVEAIRTAQEKFGKGKVMTGEQIRWGLENLNIDAARQKALGVFGMFPTVKTSCDDHEGSGAVKVQQWNGSKWVAITPNWIVGDKALTRKLLEESSMAYAAEKKITPACMN; from the coding sequence ATGAAAGGCTTCAAATCGATCATGCTGTGCGCGGCGTTGTTCGGCGCATTCACCCAGGCGGCGCAGGCGGCCGACCAGTTCGTGGCGCTGCCGTCGTACCGTGTCGGCGCCTATGCGGCCGGCGGCTCAGGATTCTACGGCGGCGCCATCGACTACTTCAACCTGGTCAACGCCAACGGCGGCGTCAATGGCGTGAAGATCCTGTGGGAAGAGTGCGAGACCGAGTACAACCCGTCGCGCGGCGTCGAATGCTATGAGCGTCTGAAGACCCAGCACGGCGGCGCCACGCTGGTCGAGCCGCTGTCCACCGGCATCGCCTACGGCATCCTCGACCGCGTCGCCAATGACAAAATCCCGATGACGATGCTCGGTTACGGCCGCTCGGACGCCGCCAACGGCAAGGTGTTCCCGTATGTCTTCCCGCTCATTACCAGCTACTGGGACCAGGCCGCCGGCATGATCAAGTACCTGGGCGAGAAGGAAGGCGGCATGGCCAAGCTGAAGGGCAAGAAGATCGCCTACCTGTATCACGACTCCCCGTTCGGCAAGGAGCCGCTGCCGGTGCTGGAGGCGCAGGCCAAACAGTATGGCTTCGAACTGCTGAAGATCGCCGTCGCGCCGCCGGGGAACGAACAGCAGTCGCAGTGGCTGCAGATCCGCCAGGCCAAGCCTGACCACGTGATCCTGTGGGGCTGGGGCGTGATGAATTCGGTCGCCATCAAGACCGCGCAGCGCAACGGCTTCCCGCGCGAGAAAATGCTGGGCGTGTGGTGGGCCGGTTCCGAGGAAGACACCATCCCGTCGGGCGAAGCGGCCAAGGGCTACAGCTCGATGACCTTCAACACGCCGGGCAACTACCCGCTGATCGACGACATCCGCAAGAAGGTATACGCGGCCGGCAAGGGCAACCTGTCGGACCAGGCCCGCATCGGATCGGTGTATCACATGCGCGGCATGACGCTGGGCGTGCTGTGGGTCGAAGCGATCCGCACCGCGCAGGAAAAATTCGGCAAGGGCAAAGTGATGACCGGCGAGCAGATTCGCTGGGGCCTGGAAAACCTGAACATCGATGCGGCGCGCCAGAAAGCGCTGGGCGTGTTCGGCATGTTCCCGACCGTGAAGACCAGCTGCGACGACCATGAAGGCTCGGGCGCCGTCAAGGTGCAGCAGTGGAACGGCAGCAAATGGGTCGCCATCACGCCAAACTGGATCGTGGGCGACAAGGCGCTGACCCGCAAGCTGCTGGAGGAATCGTCAATGGCGTATGCGGCCGAAAAGAAGATCACCCCGGCCTGCATGAACTGA
- a CDS encoding 6,7-dimethyl-8-ribityllumazine synthase — translation MSQLPFAAPPAVKVDARIAFIQAGWHRDIVQQCRLSFVAEMSTLGYVESDIDFFDVAGAFEIPLHAQRLANSGRYGAVVAAALVVNGGIYRHEFVADAVISGMMQVQLATGVPVLSAVLTPHHFHAAEEHQKFFFDHFKVKGVEVARACAATMHSLRQLPPAEGIHVRDRVQELRAS, via the coding sequence CGCATTGCGTTCATCCAGGCCGGCTGGCATCGCGACATCGTGCAGCAATGCCGATTGTCGTTCGTGGCCGAGATGTCCACGCTGGGCTACGTCGAATCGGACATCGATTTTTTCGATGTCGCCGGCGCCTTCGAGATCCCGCTGCATGCACAACGACTGGCCAATAGCGGCCGATATGGCGCAGTCGTCGCGGCTGCCCTTGTGGTCAACGGCGGAATCTATCGGCATGAATTCGTCGCCGACGCGGTCATTTCGGGAATGATGCAAGTGCAGCTCGCCACGGGCGTGCCGGTGCTCTCCGCTGTGCTCACTCCGCATCACTTCCACGCCGCCGAGGAACATCAGAAGTTCTTCTTCGACCACTTCAAGGTCAAGGGTGTGGAGGTGGCGCGAGCGTGTGCCGCGACGATGCACTCGTTGCGACAGTTGCCGCCAGCCGAGGGCATCCACGTTCGCGATCGCGTGCAGGAATTGCGCGCGTCGTAG
- a CDS encoding phenylacetate--CoA ligase family protein, protein MADTLDELETRDPQARERDLMARLPQLVARAQQAPGWARILAGVDAASVTSRAALAALPVTRKSELKALQQASLPFGGLAATPASDLRRVYVSPGPIYDPEGKGRDWWRFARPMHAAGVRAGGLLQNCFSYHFTPAAFMVEGGAARIGCAVIPAGAGQTEMQVQAMADLRPDTYVGTPSFLRIIIEKAREMGADISSVKNALMGAEALPESLRAWFRANGVPNVLQTYASADIGSIAYETASGGVIDAGMVVDEDVIVEIVRPGTGEPVAPGDIGEIVVTLFNHDYPLIRFATGDMSALLTDAPAPGGRTNVRIRGWLGRADQTTKVRAMFVHPAQVANIVRRHPEILKARLVVTGSMANDVMTLHCEVAQPLAAEQVAAIVASIRDVTKLRGEVVCEAQGALADDGKVIEDRRDYS, encoded by the coding sequence ATGGCCGATACGCTCGACGAGCTCGAAACGCGCGATCCGCAGGCGCGTGAACGCGACCTGATGGCGCGCCTGCCGCAGCTGGTCGCGCGCGCCCAGCAGGCGCCCGGCTGGGCGCGCATACTCGCCGGCGTCGATGCCGCCAGCGTCACCAGCCGCGCCGCGCTGGCCGCGCTGCCCGTCACGCGCAAGTCGGAGCTGAAGGCCTTGCAGCAGGCGTCCTTGCCGTTCGGCGGCTTGGCCGCGACGCCGGCGAGCGACCTGCGCCGCGTCTATGTGTCGCCCGGTCCGATCTACGACCCCGAGGGCAAAGGGCGCGACTGGTGGCGCTTCGCGCGGCCGATGCACGCGGCCGGCGTGCGCGCGGGCGGCCTGCTGCAGAACTGCTTTTCGTATCACTTCACGCCGGCTGCGTTCATGGTCGAAGGCGGCGCCGCGCGCATCGGGTGCGCGGTGATTCCCGCCGGCGCCGGCCAGACCGAGATGCAGGTGCAGGCGATGGCCGACCTGCGGCCCGACACCTACGTCGGCACGCCCTCCTTCCTGCGCATCATCATCGAAAAGGCGCGCGAGATGGGCGCCGACATCAGCAGCGTGAAAAATGCGCTGATGGGCGCCGAAGCCCTGCCCGAGTCGCTGCGCGCCTGGTTCCGCGCCAACGGCGTGCCCAACGTGCTGCAGACCTATGCCTCGGCCGATATCGGCAGCATCGCGTACGAAACCGCAAGCGGCGGCGTGATCGATGCCGGCATGGTGGTCGATGAAGACGTGATCGTCGAAATCGTCCGTCCCGGCACCGGCGAGCCGGTTGCGCCGGGCGACATCGGCGAAATCGTCGTCACCTTGTTCAATCATGACTATCCGCTGATCCGCTTTGCGACCGGCGACATGTCGGCGCTGCTGACCGATGCGCCAGCGCCGGGCGGCCGCACCAACGTGCGCATCCGCGGCTGGCTGGGGCGGGCCGACCAGACCACCAAGGTGCGCGCCATGTTCGTGCATCCGGCGCAGGTGGCCAACATCGTGCGGCGCCATCCCGAGATCCTCAAGGCGCGGCTGGTCGTCACCGGCAGCATGGCCAACGACGTGATGACGCTGCATTGCGAGGTGGCGCAGCCGCTGGCGGCCGAACAGGTCGCGGCGATCGTCGCCTCCATCCGCGATGTGACGAAGCTGCGCGGCGAAGTCGTGTGCGAAGCGCAGGGGGCGTTGGCCGACGACGGCAAGGTGATCGAGGACCGGCGCGATTACAGCTGA
- a CDS encoding ABC transporter ATP-binding protein, producing the protein MTNAEAPYLSVNNIEVIYDHVILVLKGVSLQVPKGKIVALLGANGAGKSTTLKTISTLLRGERGDVTKGEVRFNGERVDQLTPNALVRRGLSQVMEGRHCFGHLTIEENLLTGAYTRSDSRAEQKASLEAVYQYFPRLKERRSSQAGYTSGGEQQMCAIGRALMARPSMILLDEPSMGIAPQIVEEIFDIVRDLNQKEGVSFLLAEQNTNVALRYADFGYILENGRVVMEGAAAELAANEDVKEFYLGVSGAGRKSFRDMKFYRRRKRWLA; encoded by the coding sequence ATGACAAACGCAGAAGCGCCATACCTTTCGGTGAACAACATCGAAGTCATCTACGACCACGTGATCCTGGTCCTGAAAGGCGTATCGCTGCAGGTCCCGAAAGGGAAGATCGTCGCTTTGCTGGGCGCGAACGGCGCCGGCAAATCGACCACGCTGAAAACCATCTCCACGCTGTTGCGCGGCGAGCGCGGCGACGTCACCAAGGGCGAGGTGCGCTTCAACGGCGAGCGCGTCGATCAGCTGACGCCTAACGCGCTGGTCAGACGCGGCCTGTCGCAGGTGATGGAAGGCCGCCACTGCTTCGGCCACCTGACCATCGAAGAAAACCTGCTCACCGGCGCCTACACACGCTCCGATTCGCGCGCCGAGCAGAAGGCGTCGCTGGAAGCGGTGTACCAATACTTCCCGCGCCTGAAGGAGCGCCGCTCCAGCCAGGCCGGCTACACCTCCGGCGGCGAGCAGCAGATGTGCGCGATCGGCCGCGCGCTGATGGCCAGGCCGTCGATGATCCTGCTCGACGAACCGTCGATGGGCATCGCGCCGCAGATCGTCGAAGAGATCTTCGACATCGTCAGGGACCTGAACCAGAAGGAAGGCGTGTCCTTCCTGCTGGCCGAACAGAATACAAACGTCGCCCTGCGCTACGCCGATTTCGGCTACATCCTGGAAAACGGCCGCGTGGTGATGGAAGGCGCCGCCGCGGAACTGGCGGCCAACGAAGACGTCAAAGAGTTCTACCTCGGCGTGTCCGGGGCGGGCCGCAAGAGCTTCAGGGACATGAAATTTTACCGCCGCCGCAAACGCTGGCTGGCTTGA
- a CDS encoding hypoxanthine-guanine phosphoribosyltransferase — protein MQEFNLARAKSLLAHAEEIVDEEAARAAVRDVAAALNDRFGNAEEEHFPLVLGVMGGAVVFTGQLLPQLRFPLEFDYIHVSRYDGKWKVVPRPNVTGRTIVLLDDILDEGETLAQVKARLLEMGAKEVVIAVFADKAHKRGKPVKADIVGVSIPNRFVVGFGMDAEGYWRNLPGLWALRPEDLKPR, from the coding sequence ATGCAAGAGTTCAACCTGGCCCGCGCCAAATCCCTCCTCGCCCACGCGGAAGAAATCGTCGATGAAGAAGCGGCCCGGGCGGCCGTGCGTGATGTCGCGGCGGCGCTGAACGACCGCTTCGGCAACGCGGAAGAAGAACACTTCCCGCTGGTACTCGGCGTGATGGGCGGCGCGGTGGTGTTCACCGGCCAGCTGCTGCCGCAGCTGCGCTTTCCGCTGGAATTCGATTACATCCACGTGAGCCGCTACGACGGCAAATGGAAGGTTGTGCCGCGGCCGAATGTGACCGGCCGCACGATCGTCCTGCTCGACGACATCCTGGACGAAGGCGAGACGCTGGCGCAGGTCAAGGCGCGCCTGCTGGAGATGGGCGCGAAGGAAGTGGTGATCGCGGTGTTCGCCGACAAGGCGCACAAGCGCGGCAAGCCGGTGAAGGCCGATATCGTCGGCGTCAGCATTCCGAACCGCTTCGTGGTGGGATTCGGGATGGACGCGGAAGGCTACTGGCGCAACCTGCCGGGCTTGTGGGCACTGCGGCCGGAAGACCTCAAGCCACGCTGA
- a CDS encoding branched-chain amino acid ABC transporter permease has translation MFYREAGQFKTSYQSDSQIFPIRQDRIALAALLVLAAVIVPLFATPYLLSAILIPFLIFALAALGLNILTGYAGQLSLGTAAFMAVGAYASFNFIARVPGIPMLLAFVLGGLCAALVGIVFGLPSLRVRGFYLAASTLATQFFVVWCLTKIPYLTNYSASGVVTVQRMQIFGYQFNTPASKYLLVLAVVAFLALLAKNMIRSNVGRSWMAIRDMDMAAEVIGFRPLPTKLMAFAVSSFYCGVAGALYAFAYLGTVEPEAYNLDLSFRILFMIIIGGVGSVLGSFLGAAFIVLLPVMLNMFGHFLGLPTSFASNLELMVFGALIIFFLIVEPHGLARLWQVGKEKLRLWPFPH, from the coding sequence ATGTTCTACCGCGAAGCCGGCCAGTTCAAGACCAGCTACCAGTCCGACAGCCAGATCTTCCCGATCCGGCAGGATCGCATCGCCCTCGCCGCGCTGCTGGTGCTTGCCGCGGTGATCGTGCCGCTGTTCGCCACGCCCTACCTGTTGTCGGCGATCCTGATCCCGTTCCTGATCTTCGCGCTGGCGGCGCTGGGCCTGAACATCCTGACCGGGTACGCCGGCCAGCTTTCGCTGGGAACCGCGGCGTTCATGGCGGTCGGCGCCTACGCCTCGTTCAACTTCATCGCCCGCGTCCCCGGCATTCCGATGCTGCTGGCGTTCGTGTTGGGGGGGCTGTGCGCGGCGCTGGTGGGCATCGTGTTCGGTCTGCCGTCGTTGCGGGTGCGCGGCTTCTACCTGGCCGCGTCCACGCTGGCGACGCAGTTTTTCGTGGTCTGGTGCCTGACCAAGATCCCCTACCTCACCAACTACAGCGCGTCGGGCGTGGTGACGGTGCAGCGCATGCAGATCTTCGGCTACCAGTTCAATACGCCGGCCAGCAAATACCTGCTCGTGCTGGCGGTCGTCGCCTTCCTCGCGCTGCTGGCCAAGAACATGATCCGCTCGAACGTCGGCCGCTCCTGGATGGCGATCCGCGACATGGACATGGCGGCCGAGGTGATCGGCTTTCGCCCGCTGCCGACCAAGCTGATGGCGTTCGCGGTCAGCTCGTTCTACTGCGGCGTGGCCGGCGCGCTGTACGCCTTCGCCTACCTGGGCACGGTGGAGCCGGAAGCGTACAACCTGGACCTGTCGTTCCGCATCCTGTTCATGATTATCATCGGCGGGGTCGGCTCGGTGCTCGGCTCCTTCCTCGGCGCCGCCTTCATCGTGCTGCTGCCGGTGATGCTGAATATGTTCGGCCACTTCCTCGGCCTGCCGACCAGTTTCGCATCCAATCTCGAGTTGATGGTGTTTGGCGCGTTGATCATATTTTTCCTGATCGTGGAGCCGCATGGCCTCGCGCGCTTGTGGCAAGTGGGTAAAGAGAAGTTGCGCCTGTGGCCGTTCCCGCACTAG
- a CDS encoding MmcQ/YjbR family DNA-binding protein, whose translation MNFEKAKDVCRSFPGATEDIKWGADVVFSVGEKMFMVTGADNPQGMSFKVEDERFLELTDRPGIIPAPYLARAKWVRVEHADALGDKEAAELLRRSYELVFAKLTKKLQREIGEA comes from the coding sequence ATGAATTTCGAAAAAGCGAAGGACGTGTGCCGCAGTTTTCCCGGTGCGACCGAGGACATCAAATGGGGCGCGGACGTGGTGTTTTCGGTCGGCGAGAAAATGTTCATGGTGACCGGCGCCGACAACCCGCAAGGCATGAGCTTCAAGGTCGAGGACGAACGATTTCTCGAACTGACCGACCGGCCCGGGATCATCCCGGCGCCCTACCTGGCCCGCGCCAAGTGGGTGCGGGTCGAGCACGCTGATGCGCTTGGCGACAAGGAGGCGGCCGAACTGCTGCGCCGTTCGTACGAACTGGTGTTCGCCAAACTGACCAAGAAACTGCAGCGGGAAATTGGAGAAGCCTGA